One bacterium DNA segment encodes these proteins:
- a CDS encoding helix-turn-helix transcriptional regulator, which yields MNGLVITDTEYTHDQVPWHYHENAYLTFILKGCITETNKKETVTCPPGTLLFHNWQEPHCNTKLPGYAQGFHLEFEKKWLDRFMIATKYFEGSFQIKNPHITPLISKMYAETKIDDESSPLAIESLAVHVLAELAWPGDRERMTPRWAFRINQLLHDRGNEKITLKELSEETGMHPVHISRDFPKYFRTSLGAYLRKIKVQRSLALMSNANLSLADIAYQCGFADQSHFVRCFKSVMNFTPAQYRSLL from the coding sequence ATGAATGGTCTTGTTATCACTGATACGGAGTACACTCACGATCAGGTGCCATGGCACTATCATGAAAATGCTTATCTGACTTTTATTCTCAAAGGCTGTATTACTGAAACCAATAAAAAAGAAACGGTGACCTGTCCACCCGGAACGTTGTTATTTCATAATTGGCAAGAGCCACACTGCAATACCAAGTTGCCCGGTTATGCACAAGGATTTCATCTGGAATTCGAAAAGAAATGGCTGGATCGATTCATGATTGCTACTAAATACTTTGAAGGAAGTTTTCAGATTAAAAACCCGCACATTACTCCGCTGATTTCGAAAATGTATGCGGAAACTAAAATCGACGACGAAAGCAGCCCCCTTGCGATCGAAAGTCTCGCCGTTCATGTACTGGCTGAGTTGGCATGGCCGGGTGATCGAGAGCGAATGACGCCCCGATGGGCTTTCAGAATCAATCAGTTATTGCACGACCGGGGCAATGAAAAAATAACGCTCAAAGAATTGTCTGAAGAAACCGGAATGCATCCCGTACACATATCCCGCGATTTTCCTAAATATTTCCGAACATCACTGGGAGCTTACCTGCGAAAAATAAAAGTCCAACGTTCGCTCGCCCTTATGTCAAACGCTAATTTGAGTTTGGCTGATATCGCATACCAATGTGGATTCGCCGATCAAAGTCATTTCGTCCGATGTTTTAAATCGGTTATGAATTTCACCCCCGCTCAATACCGGTCATTGCTATAA
- a CDS encoding XTP/dITP diphosphatase, producing the protein MDKIILATANPNKIREIKEILSGHDVVLHSLADLPHFHPIEENGTTFEENALKKAREIYQKTKTPTLADDSGLEIDALGGRPGVLSARYSGKEHDDEANLKKVLDELKSVPFDKRAARFHCVIAFVGIDVTGQYFEETFHGTCEGWIIEERRGTNGFGYDPIFLILEHDKTMAELDPAVKNQISHRAVALEKFKEFFLA; encoded by the coding sequence CTGGACAAAATCATTTTGGCAACCGCTAATCCAAACAAGATCAGAGAAATCAAAGAAATCCTTAGCGGCCACGACGTTGTTCTGCACTCACTTGCCGATTTACCGCATTTTCATCCTATTGAAGAAAACGGTACTACGTTTGAAGAAAATGCATTAAAAAAGGCGCGTGAAATTTATCAAAAAACAAAAACTCCGACGCTTGCCGACGATTCAGGATTGGAGATCGACGCCCTCGGAGGCCGCCCCGGCGTATTGTCTGCCCGTTATTCCGGTAAAGAACATGATGATGAAGCTAATCTTAAAAAAGTACTCGATGAATTAAAATCCGTACCGTTCGATAAAAGAGCGGCCCGATTTCATTGTGTAATTGCATTTGTTGGAATCGATGTGACAGGACAATATTTCGAAGAGACTTTTCACGGAACCTGTGAAGGATGGATCATTGAAGAAAGACGTGGTACGAATGGTTTTGGCTATGATCCGATTTTTTTGATTCTTGAACACGATAAAACTATGGCTGAACTCGATCCGGCCGTTAAAAATCAAATCAGTCACAGGGCTGTCGCGTTAGAAAAATTTAAAGAATTTTTTCTTGCATGA
- a CDS encoding Hpt domain-containing protein: MELSKEEMIEVMAVFKGESEEHLKILTEKVAVLESNPKDTGAIELLHRTSHSMKGAARMMGLTPIESIGHALEDGFKAVKDGKPLITTDMITNIKAAIDGVRQLIDKLASEGTTEGFDVSGILKKLEYFK, encoded by the coding sequence ATGGAACTTTCCAAAGAGGAAATGATCGAGGTAATGGCCGTTTTCAAAGGCGAAAGCGAGGAACATTTAAAAATTTTGACGGAAAAGGTCGCCGTGCTGGAATCAAATCCTAAAGATACCGGCGCAATCGAATTGTTACACCGGACGTCGCACAGTATGAAAGGCGCAGCGAGAATGATGGGTCTCACGCCGATCGAGTCCATCGGCCATGCACTTGAGGACGGTTTCAAAGCCGTGAAAGACGGAAAACCACTGATCACGACCGACATGATTACCAATATCAAAGCAGCTATTGATGGCGTCCGGCAGCTAATCGATAAGCTTGCTTCGGAGGGGACGACGGAAGGTTTCGATGTTTCCGGCATTCTCAAAAAACTTGAATATTTTAAATAA
- a CDS encoding alpha/beta fold hydrolase, whose amino-acid sequence MKGAEPFELSAPGEKVVLLIHGFTSSAYSMRELGEKLQAAGYTAKGILLPGHGTTPDDLEKTSWQEWYSAVESAYLDLTKNFKTIFICGQSMGGCLAMYLASFYPVSGVIAISSGLKLTDKKLWMLPLAKHFIRFIPKRNGPDLKNPEAKQQEVHYSVMPVRSIMQLQKFLDRLKSRMASIASPALFIHALDDHTFGYQNMETLYNLVASSVKKKITLNNSYHIATLDYDKTTVQNEIIGFIRNL is encoded by the coding sequence ATGAAAGGCGCTGAACCTTTTGAACTGTCAGCGCCAGGTGAAAAGGTTGTACTCCTCATTCACGGGTTTACCTCGTCTGCGTATTCGATGCGCGAGTTAGGAGAAAAACTGCAGGCTGCCGGTTATACGGCAAAAGGCATTCTGCTCCCCGGACACGGGACAACTCCGGACGATCTTGAAAAGACATCATGGCAAGAATGGTATTCGGCTGTCGAATCGGCTTATCTCGATCTAACGAAGAATTTCAAAACAATTTTCATTTGCGGACAATCCATGGGCGGTTGCCTGGCAATGTATTTGGCAAGTTTTTATCCTGTCAGCGGTGTCATTGCTATTTCGTCAGGTTTGAAATTAACCGATAAAAAATTGTGGATGCTTCCGCTGGCAAAGCATTTTATCCGGTTTATTCCCAAACGCAATGGTCCCGATTTGAAAAATCCGGAAGCTAAACAACAGGAAGTGCATTATTCCGTAATGCCGGTGCGTAGCATTATGCAATTGCAAAAATTTTTGGATCGTCTGAAATCGCGCATGGCTTCAATTGCTTCACCTGCTCTGTTCATTCACGCGCTTGACGATCATACGTTCGGCTACCAAAACATGGAGACGTTATATAACTTGGTCGCTTCGTCTGTCAAAAAAAAAATTACATTAAACAATAGTTATCACATTGCGACGCTGGATTACGACAAAACTACTGTCCAAAATGAGATAATTGGGTTCATCAGAAATCTATGA
- a CDS encoding DUF971 domain-containing protein → MKEKTPIDITIRREAKNMNIVWADDHRSEYTFTYLRTICPCARCTESVHQPGSFDQIGLASAEEVGRYAIRFTWSDGHDLGIFSFEFLRAQCPCKICKN, encoded by the coding sequence ATGAAAGAAAAAACTCCAATTGATATTACGATTCGCCGTGAAGCAAAAAATATGAACATTGTTTGGGCGGACGATCATCGTAGCGAATATACATTTACCTATTTACGTACTATATGTCCGTGCGCTCGGTGCACCGAATCAGTTCATCAGCCGGGATCATTCGATCAGATCGGATTAGCTTCAGCCGAAGAAGTCGGGCGGTACGCGATTCGTTTTACGTGGTCGGACGGACATGATCTTGGAATTTTTTCGTTCGAGTTCCTACGAGCACAATGTCCCTGCAAAATTTGCAAAAATTGA
- a CDS encoding SPOR domain-containing protein translates to MIKRLVFFAALVLLAVGCTTKQTVKSDKEYQQALEESEKNKDKKLDFLANEKLPNEEYLPSDSASPNKEMTEFQEVLPANSAKYRIQIFAGSPVNASKNFSKFGTDHPGTEVYMINDKNENLWKIWVGGFNTKHEADSAKQKLIESGYPDSWVSEMKASQEVKMTTTNLFWVQVGSFQNDAAAQKIKSELESKQTDKVIIKKTDAAWKVWVGGMADRTGCETLKKKIAELGYQGAFIVQGGE, encoded by the coding sequence ATGATTAAACGTTTAGTTTTTTTTGCAGCGTTAGTTCTATTGGCCGTTGGTTGTACGACAAAGCAAACTGTAAAATCGGATAAAGAATATCAGCAAGCTCTGGAAGAGTCGGAAAAAAACAAAGATAAAAAATTAGACTTTCTTGCTAATGAGAAACTGCCTAATGAGGAATACTTACCTTCCGATAGTGCTTCACCGAATAAAGAAATGACTGAATTTCAAGAAGTATTACCTGCCAATTCTGCGAAATACCGCATTCAGATTTTTGCGGGATCACCGGTGAATGCATCGAAGAATTTTTCAAAATTTGGAACGGATCATCCGGGAACGGAAGTTTACATGATCAACGATAAAAATGAAAACCTCTGGAAAATCTGGGTCGGTGGATTTAATACCAAACACGAAGCGGATTCGGCCAAACAAAAACTCATTGAAAGCGGATACCCGGATTCATGGGTTAGTGAAATGAAAGCCTCACAAGAAGTCAAAATGACGACGACAAATTTATTTTGGGTTCAAGTCGGTTCATTTCAAAACGATGCGGCAGCTCAAAAAATAAAAAGTGAACTCGAATCGAAACAAACCGACAAAGTAATTATTAAAAAAACCGACGCAGCATGGAAAGTCTGGGTTGGTGGAATGGCCGATCGCACTGGCTGCGAAACTTTAAAAAAGAAAATCGCCGAACTTGGTTATCAAGGCGCTTTTATCGTTCAGGGTGGTGAATAA
- the ftsE gene encoding cell division ATP-binding protein FtsE, whose protein sequence is MIEFQNVTVAYNEKKSLDDVSLNIQPGEFVYLLGPSGAGKSTILKLLYMDILPTGGNITIGEFSSRDVKKREIPYLRRQLGIVFQDFRLLRDRNVYDNIAFALIVTDTPKSEIPKKVLRALAEVGLSNKKNRMPFELSGGEQQRVVIARALVNEPMVILADEPTGNLDPETSMEIMMLLQKINSEGTAIIMATHDYEIVKKIPKRIIRIERGRLAS, encoded by the coding sequence ATGATCGAATTTCAAAATGTTACTGTCGCATACAATGAAAAAAAGAGTCTGGATGACGTGTCACTGAATATCCAGCCGGGAGAATTCGTCTATCTACTCGGTCCAAGTGGCGCCGGCAAAAGTACGATTCTCAAACTTTTGTATATGGATATTTTGCCAACCGGGGGCAATATCACTATCGGAGAATTTTCGTCGCGCGATGTTAAAAAACGTGAAATTCCGTATCTCCGGCGTCAGCTCGGAATTGTTTTTCAGGATTTTCGATTACTCCGCGACCGAAATGTGTACGACAACATTGCATTTGCGCTCATTGTTACGGATACACCGAAAAGTGAAATACCAAAAAAAGTCTTGCGTGCGCTGGCCGAAGTCGGGTTGTCCAATAAAAAAAACCGGATGCCGTTCGAACTTTCGGGCGGCGAACAACAACGCGTCGTCATCGCGCGAGCTTTGGTGAACGAACCGATGGTGATTCTGGCCGATGAGCCTACCGGCAATCTCGATCCTGAAACATCAATGGAAATCATGATGCTGCTGCAAAAAATCAACAGTGAAGGAACGGCTATCATCATGGCAACGCACGATTACGAAATCGTTAAAAAAATTCCGAAACGGATTATTCGAATTGAAAGAGGAAGATTAGCAAGCTAA
- the accC gene encoding acetyl-CoA carboxylase biotin carboxylase subunit → MQKRLIKKILIANRGEIALRIIRACREMGISTVAVYSEADRTAAHVRLADEAYCVGEAPSSKSYLVMENILAAAKQSKTDAIHPGYGFLSENEDFAQLAKDNGIIFIGPSPEAMAKMGSKTEARKLAKSAGVPTVPGTEEGIRDKNEAKTIAEKIGFPILIKAAAGGGGKGMRVVEKASELSDAIDRAQGEARSAFGDDTVYIEKYVTKPRHIEIQIMADEYGNVVYLGERECSIQRRHQKVVEEAPSAIVSAELRKKMGESAVKLAKACSYANAGTLEFLVDADLNYYFLEMNTRLQVEHPVTEMVTGIDIVKQQILVASGEPLPFKQDDIRINGHAIECRIYAEDVENNFAPSIGKIEHLEPSLGPGIREDSGIFEGDSVQIYYDPMISKLVAWGNDRAQAIDRMRRALREYAVVGVETTIPFCLFVMENEKFIKADFDTSFVAQEFSPSKLKYKEEKIAAIAAALHDYTNKQSQKSAFTASQQQSGKVSKWKLAGRKG, encoded by the coding sequence ATGCAAAAACGATTGATCAAAAAAATCCTGATCGCTAATCGCGGCGAAATTGCACTTAGAATCATCAGGGCATGCCGCGAAATGGGCATTTCTACAGTTGCGGTATATTCCGAAGCGGATCGAACGGCGGCGCATGTTCGGCTGGCCGATGAAGCTTATTGTGTCGGTGAAGCGCCTTCTTCCAAAAGTTATCTCGTCATGGAAAATATTCTTGCCGCTGCAAAACAATCGAAAACGGATGCCATTCATCCCGGTTACGGTTTTCTGAGTGAGAATGAAGATTTTGCGCAATTGGCCAAAGATAACGGAATTATTTTCATCGGTCCTTCGCCGGAAGCCATGGCAAAAATGGGCAGTAAAACCGAGGCGCGTAAATTAGCCAAAAGCGCCGGCGTGCCGACGGTTCCCGGAACCGAAGAAGGCATTCGTGACAAAAATGAAGCGAAAACGATTGCCGAGAAAATCGGATTTCCGATTCTGATCAAAGCGGCAGCCGGCGGCGGCGGTAAAGGCATGCGCGTGGTTGAAAAGGCGTCTGAACTCAGCGACGCGATTGATCGTGCTCAAGGTGAAGCGCGTTCGGCCTTCGGCGACGATACGGTGTACATCGAAAAATATGTGACAAAACCTCGTCACATTGAAATTCAGATTATGGCGGACGAATACGGCAACGTCGTTTATCTCGGTGAACGTGAATGCTCGATCCAGCGCCGGCACCAAAAAGTTGTCGAAGAAGCGCCGTCGGCTATCGTATCGGCAGAACTGCGTAAAAAAATGGGCGAGTCGGCGGTGAAATTGGCAAAAGCTTGCAGCTACGCGAATGCCGGCACGCTGGAATTTCTCGTTGACGCGGATTTGAATTATTATTTTCTCGAGATGAATACTCGATTGCAAGTGGAACATCCGGTGACGGAAATGGTGACCGGCATCGACATCGTCAAACAGCAGATTTTGGTTGCGTCCGGTGAGCCGCTGCCTTTCAAACAAGACGACATCCGAATCAACGGGCATGCCATCGAATGCAGAATTTACGCGGAGGATGTCGAAAATAATTTTGCTCCATCGATTGGTAAAATCGAACATCTCGAGCCGTCGCTTGGACCCGGGATTCGCGAAGACAGCGGTATTTTCGAAGGCGATTCCGTGCAAATTTATTACGATCCGATGATCTCCAAATTAGTTGCATGGGGCAATGACCGTGCACAAGCCATCGACCGGATGCGAAGGGCGTTGAGAGAATATGCTGTTGTCGGTGTTGAAACGACAATCCCATTTTGTCTTTTTGTGATGGAAAATGAAAAATTTATCAAGGCCGATTTTGATACAAGTTTTGTGGCGCAGGAATTTTCGCCGTCAAAATTGAAATACAAAGAAGAAAAAATTGCCGCCATCGCCGCCGCACTTCACGATTATACCAATAAACAATCACAGAAAAGCGCCTTCACTGCGTCACAACAACAAAGCGGTAAAGTAAGTAAGTGGAAATTGGCGGGAAGGAAGGGCTGA